A section of the Quercus lobata isolate SW786 unplaced genomic scaffold, ValleyOak3.0 Primary Assembly Scq3eQI_100, whole genome shotgun sequence genome encodes:
- the LOC115972932 gene encoding putative receptor protein kinase ZmPK1, with protein sequence MGSPVLFLLLSLAFSFPLSSSAVIISKGTSLSVEKPDILTSPNGDFSAGFYSVGDNAYCFAIWFSNSRTVVWMANRDQPVNGKRSKLSLLNTGNLILTDATKSNVTVWATNTVSLSSVQLFLNDTGNLVLRNKERVLWQSFDVPTDTLLPEQRLTRNAKLVSSRSQTNISSGFYELSFDNGSYLVVVYNGPDVSGSYGYYSGLGYYNSSTLVFNSLGNFSTFDDLIIMSADYGAVLHRRLTLDYDGNIRLYSWEEKGQTWVVTWQAVQKPCEIPGACGANSLCSYVIGSGRKCSCPPGYKMKSRSDWAYGCEPEVHLICNRSEPEFLRLSQVDFYGYNFTIFNNHTFYQCREVCLAACDCKGFQYNDNTCYLKTRLMNGYRSPDLWGDIYLKLSKSKILSGDNPLQEFSLNCSSVGTLQSSKNGDNGTVKFMLWFAGGVGGLEIICIFVVWCLLTRTRKRLGVHDKQGHAIAVIRLRKFTYAELKKATKGFAKEIGRGAGGIVYKGVLSDNRVAAIKRLNEANQDEGQFLAEVSIIGKVNHMNLIEMWGYCVEGKYRLLVYEYMEHGSLADNLSANVLDWEKRFEIAKGTAKGLAYLHEDCLDWILHCDVKPQNILLDSNYRPKVADFGLSKLQNRNALKNSSFSRIRGTRGYMAPEWVLNLPITSKVDVFSYGIVVLEMVTGKCPSRSVLVVDDGGEAEHKRLVTWVREIMNKVAANTSSLEEIVDPMLEGKYDMGKMEILVWVALQCVKEDKDERPTMSQVVDMLLPQEQDSVIVTTNSWPTIYDMSSGNLISLLRQAYFILVNLLFNKLKSFHGI encoded by the coding sequence ATGGGTTCGCCAGTCTTGTTCCTTCTACTCTCTTTGGCATTTTCTTTCCCACTTTCATCTTCAGCAGTTATCATCAGTAAAGGCACATCCTTATCAGTAGAGAAACCAGATATTCTAACGTCGCCAAATGGCGACTTCTCTgctggcttttattccgtgggTGATAATGCCTATTGCTTTGCCATATGGTTTAGCAACTCACGCACCGTAGTTTGGATGGCAAACCGTGACCAGCCAGTAAATGGAAAGCGCTCAAAGCTCTCCCTCCTCAATACTGGCAATCTCATCCTAACTGATGCCACTAAGTCAAATGTCACCGTTTGGGCCACAAACACTGTCTCACTCTCCTCAGTCCAATTATTTCTCAACGACACCGGTAATCTTGTTCTACGTAACAAGGAACGTGTTTTGTGGCAAAGCTTTGACGTCCCTACAGATACCCTTCTTCCTGAACAACGACTCACTAGAAACGCAAAACTTGTCTCCTCAAGAAGCCAGACCAACATTTCCTCTGGTTTCTATGAGCTTTCCTTCGACAACGGTAGCTATCTTGTCGTTGTTTATAATGGTCCTGATGTTTCCGGTAGTTATGGGTATTATTCAGGGCTTGGGTATTACAATAGTAGCACACTTGTCTTTAATTCCTTAGGGAATTTTAGTACATTCGATGATTTAATAATTATGTCAGCGGACTATGGAGCAGTGCTTCATAGAAGATTGACACTTGATTACGATGGTAATATTCGATTGTACAGTTGGGAAGAGAAGGGGCAAACTTGGGTTGTTACATGGCAAGCCGTGCAGAAACCTTGCGAGATTCCTGGTGCTTGTGGGGCCAACAGTTTGTGCAGTTATGTTATTGGTTCCGGCCGGAAATGTTCCTGCCCTCCAGGATATAAGATGAAAAGTCGTAGCGATTGGGCTTATGGCTGTGAACCCGAAGTTCATCTAATTTGCAACAGAAGTGAGCCAGAATTTTTGCGGTTATCCCAAGTTGACTTTTACGGGTATAATTTCACAATCTTCAATAATCACACCTTTTATCAATGTAGGGAAGTATGTTTGGCAGCATGTGATTGCAAAGGTTTCCAATACAACGATAACACTTGTTATCTGAAGACACGATTGATGAATGGATATCGTTCACCAGATTTATGGGGAGATATCTATTTGAAACTTTCAAAAAGCAAAATCTTGTCCGGCGACAATCCTCTACAAGAATTCAGTTTAAATTGCTCAAGTGTTGGTACGCTACAAAGCAGTAAAAATGGTGATAATGGTACAGTGAAATTCATGCTCTGGTTTGCTGGTGGAGTGGGTGGACTTGAAATCATCTGTATCTTTGTGGTGTGGTGTCTCTTGACTAGAACCCGAAAACGTTTAGGTGTTCATGACAAGCAAGGCCACGCTATTGCTGTCATTCGATTAAGAAAATTTACCTACGCTGAATTAAAAAAGGCCACAAAGGGTTTTGCTAAGGAGATTGGAAGAGGTGCAGGGGGAATTGTATACAAAGGGGTGTTGTCTGACAATCGAGTTGCAGCAATCAAGCGCCTCAATGAAGCCAACCAAGATGAAGGTCAATTTCTAGCAGAAGTAAGCATCATTGGAAAGGTTAACCACATGAACTTAATAGAGATGTGGGGGTATTGCGTTGAGGGAAAGTATAGGCTTTTGGTTTATGAGTACATGGAGCATGGCTCTTTAGCAGATAACCTCTCTGCCAATGTACTTGATTGGGAGAAAAGATTCGAAATTGCCAAGGGAACTGCGAAAGGCCTAGCCTATTTGCATGAGGATTGTTtagattggattttacactgtGATGTAAAGCCTCAAAATATACTTTTGGACTCGAATTATCGACCAAAGGTGGCAGATTTTGGCCTGTCAAAGCTACAAAACAGAAATGCCCTTAAGAATTCAAGTTTCTCAAGAATAAGAGGAACTCGAGGTTATATGGCTCCAGAGTGGGTTTTAAATTTGCCTATCACCTCCAAAGTAGATGTTTTTAGTTATGGGATTGTTGTGTTGGAAATGGTAACTGGAAAATGTCCATCAAGAAGTGTTTTGGTTGTAGATGATGGAGGGGAGGCAGAGCACAAAAGGCTGGTGACATGGGTGAGGGAAATAATGAACAAAGTGGCTGCAAATACTTCCTCACTTGAAGAGATCGTTGATCCAATGTTAGAAGGGAAATATGACATGGGCAAGATggaaattttggtttgggtaGCTCTACAATGCGTGAAAGAAGACAAAGATGAAAGACCTACCATGAGCCAAGTAGTTGATATGCTCTTACCTCAAGAACAAGATTCAGTGATAGTGACTACGAACTCATGGCCTACTATATATGATATGTCTAGTGGCAACCTAATTTCTCTCCTAAGGCAAGCATACTTCATACTTGTGAACCTGTTATTCAACAAATTGAAGTCTTTCCATGGAATTTAG